In the genome of Caenorhabditis elegans chromosome IV, the window CAAACGGAACTGTGCAATTTCCGGCTCCAAATCCATGTCCGATCATTGCGAGTTTTTACAAGAATCGGAATATGCTACAAGAGTATTAATTTAATATCTAATGCCTctaatttcttattttaatttcagctatATGATTTCAAAATCGCTGGAAATCGCTATAGTTTCTCAAATGTCAAATGGAAATCTTGATGCTGCTCTAGATTTGGCAATTGATGCGAAAGAGTTCATCGAACAAATGTCAGATGATGATAAGCGATATTATGAAAGTCTGGAAATCCATGAACGAAAATTCACATCGATTTGGGTTTTTACGAGGTGTTGTGGACATGCTTCTAGCATTCTTGAACGGCAAAAGAAATATGGAATGGCTGTGGAATGGCAGAAAGATCTTCTGATTACGAATAGTAAGGacatttgagtttttgaaaaatccatgTTTCTTTTTAGAAGATATCCAATCATACTGTATCGATTCACGTGGAATCTGGTGGGATCGAATGTTGCTCAATTTAGATTCACATTTAAAGGTTAGTCATTAAGTGCTTTTTGGATGAATAACCATAATGATTCaggagaaaaaagaatgtgcaaaaatgattcaaattGCTCTCCAAGATCCTTCGATTCTTGAAAAAGAGCTCCTAATGATTCAAGATCGAGctctaaaattgaaagaaatgcCTGCTGATTTTGTAACACCTATCAATATTGGAAATCCGGAAAAGAAGACAATTACAGCGAATGTTATAACGAAAAGCTTAGGTGACGGGAGAATCAATCGATTTATGATAAGAGATCATGAAACTGATGATGACGTGGAATGTTCTGTAGAAGAAGTTACTCGAAGACATTATCTTGAAAATGAAGGATTTTCTACAGGTAAGTGAactgaaattgagaattttaattttaaaccgggggcagatagctcagtcggtagtggtggccgctagcagtctggaggtcacgagttcaagtccggcctcaccccctaggttcacccagcctctattgggaagtggagcaatccacgactggattatcggccacagtccccggctaggacgtggcttaaattacagcccagagggatcaccaccaggcagtgtacctgaatcccagatccgcagtgcatagcacttgaagaacggatcgtcctttaatcctttaatcctttaaaacTTTTAGGTGTTCATGATGAAGGTTCCACGTGGCATACTCTGTTCGGACTTTTCTTTTATGACGTCATCTTCGCAACGGATGAATCAGTTGAATCCACGTGGCTCAGTGAGCTGCAAGATTGTCCGTCTGATCTCAGTAATACTCTGTATTCGAAACGAAAAGAAAAGTTCGAGGACCGATTTGTGTGGTTAGAAGAGGCTGAACAGGAGcttattgaagaaaatattcGAAAGATATGGGATCTGAAGCACAACGAAACGAATCGTGAATGTTCGTGGAAGCAGTTTCCAATGGGTGCTGAAGATTGCGTGGTGGGTTATTCGCATTACatgaaaaacttaattttttttttaatttcagagctTTTTCCAATGTATTCCTCGCCCCGCATTGATATTGATTCTTCGTCGTCTTGCTGAAAACTATCGAAATTCGAGGTCTGGATTTCCTGATTTGACGCTTTGGAATCCTGAAACCAAAAGAGTTGCGGTAGTTGAAGTTAAAGGACCAGGCGACCGTCTCTCAACAAAACAACGTTTATGGCTTGCAATTTTTGCTGATAGTGGAATTCGAGCAGAAGTCTGTCATGTTGCTGCACAAAACTCTAGACTACTGGTATaaatatttacttttaaaTATCATTCTATGTGATTCGTTAATTCTGTTTAATAGGTACATAaagtttcgtttttcttttattataATCATCATTTTACTCTTAATATCCGAGGAAAATGGAGAGGGggccaaaaaatgcattttgtttttcttaagGCGAGCTGTACGCAGATGGAAGTGATTGTTGTTGGGAGCACATGAAGCAACGGGAAATGTATGAaatactggaaaatttgagccaaaaaaggagaagaaaatATTGGGAAAACTAATTGCAAACGGGTGGATGTGTATAGACTTTGTACAGACTAGTAGAGAGCTCAgataatttggattttttggaaaagcgTAGAAATCAGATTGGGTGCATGGGTTACAAGTAAAGCGAAAATGTGGAAATAGATATATAGAAACATGATTGATGTGTGAGTTAACGAATGATGATCTATCCGAATGAATCAACTGAATCTATCTAACTGGACATTGTTCGTTCAGACGAGCAAATGCCATTTCAGAGATACCATAATAATGGACAAATGCAGCAATAACGACGCAGGTGTGGAATAGCTGATGAGATTGgaactgaaatattaaaagttaaaattaagattaattttttgaaaccgtACCCAAATATCACATTTTCCTGGGAAAAATCGTTCTGGAGTTCGTGTGGCATAGAGCCCAGCTCCAAGTAAGTAGAGGAATGCCATCAGAAGTAACCAATGGAATGAATTATCCGCAAATAGAGAGTGAACTCCGTCGGTTATTATATAGTGAATAGTTGGGATGACAcctataaaaaaaaattgaaattaataattagagcatttaaacattttatcagtttcatACCACTACATCCCATTCCAACAAAGACAGCTGCTCTGATCGGTCGGAATCTTGATTCACTGAACTTATCCCACAACGAGACGACTATAGCTCCGATTCCAAGTACAGAAACCATTGCAATATAGGTAATCTTTGGTTCTCTCCGACAATAAAATCCATAATAGATCCATGGAATGAATGATCCAATAATGAGTAAAGAGATTCCCATGTAATCAagtttacaaaatattttcacgaCATTTACAGAATGACACGAGAGAGTGTGGAATGCGAACGAGAGTCCAAGACATAGAACGGCACCAGCGAAGAAGAATGAGAAGACTACCtgcaaaattattatatttatttagAGATTTcctgttttgaaatttaatcaTATAAACTTTTATTCCGCATGTCAAGTTGATATCATTTCCtaatcaaattaaaactttcagttattgaaaaacaattttattgtcGGAATTTATTGACTATTTAAGATTAATTTGTGATTTCAGAACAAACATGTTTGTTTCGTTACATTTGATATTACACAGATGCAAAATTTCGCGCTTTTGTCTCACAAACAACCGAAAATTTAACTTCAAAATGGTCTCTAAAGGAGTTCTGTTTTTCTTTCGacattttataagttttttattgtttccacatttttgtctaattatttggtgaaaattcaaactttttcaatgaaaaatattaaaaattaaaggaaaATTCACAGAATTTCTTGAAAGCGAAAACGAAAGAAgcttttgttttggaaaaaaaacattaaaaaactcgaaaaataactttttttttgtaggttTCAGaggttattttgaaaaccttagattttttaaattttaatcatgCTTAAGaactataattttaatttcgaaattttgcaaatggaTGATAAAAATACGCGATTTTTTAagacaatctattttttaaataattttttacttacTTTTTCCTGGAATTGAATATGATTATCCGGTCTTGTCAAAAACCAACAAGCGAGAAAAAAGAAGGCAACGCATCCAATAAGATGTGTCCAAATGTTACCAGTTTCCGTGTGCAGTGACCAAATACTCTTGAAACATTCCGAAAAAGATGGTAGAGGTGGACGATGACCGTGTCtataattatttgatttttttattattttaaaaaaatacaattctaCCTCAAAAATTCGTTATCCTGCAGCCATTCTGGtaaatgttcatattttaatACTTTCCAACGGGCTTCGTAAGTTTTTGTCACAATTCCAGTTTGTTCGGATCGATCTTCTTTGACGTCAACTTCCagttcatcttcatcatctttcCGTTTATCCGGAGTTCCTTGCAGGTTTATTTCACGCCATTGCCCTCCCTTTTTACGacgatatctgaaaaattatgcgaatttttaaaataaaaaatttctttcaagCATTTGTCTAACCTAAGAATCGTATGTTTTGGCATTGCCTCATCATCACTTCCAGCTCGAATTCTTCCAGCAAATGACGTGGCACGTGATCGATGTCCTTCTTGTTGTGGAAGAAGCTCTGAATCAGAGCAAAAATCAGCGTCTTCATCGTCTGAATTTGTTGGGGAAACGACCGTTGTTTTGCGGGAGTAGAACACTTCGATTTTGTCGCCAGTTTTTCTTGCTTCCggatttttcacctaaaatttcagtattaTAATTAGAAttgtataataatttttaggttttttgatCTCTGCTCAACTTTCTTTTGTTCAAGTTTCCATTTAGTCTGATCGTTCTATTCCCGACGACAATCACGCGAATGGACTGATAGATAACCGCATGTTCTCTTATCACACATTCTCTCATTGTATCATTTGTGTCGCTAGTTAGGTTTATCACTGGAAAAGGTTTGAATTTACATCGCAATCGCGCCAGTCAAAAAAACGACAGTTTTCAACGAAAAGGGGCGAGAAATCTTGCACGTTTCGTCAGATGATGATGAATTGATatataatttagaaaaaatatgaacgttttttaattttaacatcaatattatttttcttcttcaatccTACCTGTACAGTTGTGCTGTCCTCGACAACCAATTCGCCTGAATCAGCGTCATTGAGGTAGTGCCCAAGGGCTCGATTGACCTCATCTGGATTCATTCTTTGCCTGAAATATGAACTTTGTCTTcatgtttgcaaaaaaatgaaaagaaaagatgatAGAATACATTGTAGTGATCATGAGCAACACACGAATCGCATagcaaagaagaagaaaccagcattattcaaataaaaaaagttgcgATAAGAgacaaaatgaaattgagaataaaggagaggttttttttgataaatcgcACTTTCTGTCTCGCCATTCGACTGCCCACGTGACGAGAAAGCACGTGGAAAAATAGAGGAACCACAATAAATGAGACCTAGAGATGATAGGGAAATACCTCTATTTAATACATACATTATGTATTGCCTTTGtggtttaaaattatttaaaaaacttactttatTGATTTCAGTTAGTTTCGAGAAATAACGAATTTTCCGAGAAGTTTCCGAGAAGAAATGACACAATTTCGCAACAAATTCCATAAATGGCTCATTCTGTGAAAGCTCGCCCTATTGTTAATGAGGTGGGTTTTAAAAGAgagggaatttcaaaaaatgttttttggagggattttctttgattttctatgAAGAAAACACGCTGGAAAGAgctagaaaactgaaaatgaacaAGAAAAAGTGCACAGGAGGCGGCAATTGTCTATCGGGGAAGGGTGGGAGGCCAAATGTCCAGTctatctctctttttttgttttattctcTGCGTCTTGGCAACTTTGCGTCAAAGGTTGTTTTTTCAGACACATGTGTTCAAATATAAATGACAATTGATGACGGAGTGAGAGGAATCACCAAAGAAAATGAATATAAAAGTCCAATATATCTCATCAGActacaataatatttttaaaattatttagaaatttgtttGTGTCTAATCGcgcaaaaaactgaaaactgagCCTCCAAAAggttaaaaaatcagaaaaaaaatcagagagaACAAAACATTTCCTACTGTAACTTCAAAGGCACatactttgaatattttttgcaaagcgCGGCAAGACCCTGCATAATTGGACTATTCTTGAAGTTTGCAAAACAGAAACAGATCTTTTCAAAGCACATTATTCTGCTTTCTCTGTAGAATTTAGCTGTCATTTGTGATAAACGACTAGAATATATTGTATTGTTACTTATAGAGGTTATCATGGCCTATCAAGGTGCAAAGTACCAAAAAATGGATTCAAAGTTGaagttttgtttgttttcctgttcattttgtagtttttggtCAACGAACGCTTTGTTTTGCATCAACAATGTAATTCTTTGTTCCGGACCACTAGAATCTTCTCGAGCAGTTTCCAGATAGGTTGCTCGCTCACACATATTTTAACTAGTAGAGTGTGCAGAGAAAGAAAGAGGAGTAGGCCTATTTAGCCATGGCATCCCACCGCCGTTCTGGCCGAGTGGTCTAAGGCGCTGCGTTCAGGTCGCAGTCCTCTCAGGAGGGCGCAGGTTCGAACCCTGCGGACGGCAAATCTTTTTTAATCTGTTTAATTtaatcagtttgaaaaatatatcaagTTTCAAGTAGATTCAGCCGAATGttgtgtgattttttgaaacccatatttttaaaatttgttcttcTTTTACATTTATCATATGCCATCcttgaaaaaaacagaaagtaAACATAGTGATATTCACACAAAAGCGAACGCACCTTTGACATTCTTACTTTTTTCATCTTGTCAATTTTGTCCAACACCTTATCATAATCATTTGCATGTATCTGTTTGCCTATCATATCACTGTTTTTCCCAGAGACTCTACGTTCTGCTATTGATTGTTTTTAACTAATATGAATTATCAAATAtatcattttttagttttatgtTTTGTATTTATTACGAAACATTCAAATGCTATAAACCTATGTGAAGAATCTTACaaaccaatttttagtttCCGAATTATCGGTGGAAATAGTATTGATGAGTgagttggaatttttaaagtgaaaaaagttaaaaaaaaaacaacattcaGTGGGGCAAATTGGATGGCCAAATTAGTTTCCTATGGAGATAATGGACAGGGAATCTTATGTGGAGCAACTGTTATCGATGACTTTTGGCTCGTTACAGCGGCTCATTGTGCATTgtaaggtttttttaaaattaatgctGTTCATGTAAATTTTATACAGGGATTTGCatcaaatttgccgaatttgcagtTTGCCGAGCtgggcaaattttgaaatttgcccaAACCTAATGGTTTCGAtctgaaactttattttttgaaataacagcATTGTGATTCATGTTTTATTCAAGAAATCCCCACGCGCATTAGGCAAAAATCGAACGAGACCCAGTGAACTTAGTTTTTATCCATtaattttgacacttttttagcttgaaaaatattgcgaTTTACCGAGTATGACCACGACACGgcaaatttgttgaatttgcCGGACACCCCTGATTTTatagcaaaattgaaaaaaaaacatttaaagcTGCACgagagaaattaaaatttttaaaaaatttactgtttcaccgAAGTTAGTTAATCGTTTGAAAGAATGCTAGCAGTattaaataatatattttattttaaaggcATTTCTGACAATTTCTCAATTACAGGCAACTTCAAACTCGATCATTTGTTTATGTAAGAGAACCCAAAAACAACAGGGAACGGTCATTTTCAGTGAAAGAAGCATATATTCATAGTGGATACAATAATCAAACTGCTGATAATGATATCGCTTTGTTGagagttagttttttttcaaattaaaaaaaaagttgtaaccTGTTGAGTGGTATTAGAAAATTGTTGactttgcaaactttttggaacttttaaaaccacacttttggaaaatttaaacgGTTGTGATGAGAGacatttttccatgaaaagtGAAGATTTCgcaataaaaaatgtggtggatttaaaaatctacaaaacgAACACTCCTGTTCAAAACTAGAcatatcaataattttcagaaacatttcaaaaacttatttcgaattttaaaccCGCAAACTAGTCTCTACAAATTTTCATCATCcgctctgaaattgaattttacttttttccagatatccTCAGATCTGTCAAAACTCGGAATAAAGCCTGTTTGCCTCGTTCATGATGACTCTAAACTTCTGAAACAGTACAAAAATGGAGTTGTCATTGGTTACGGGTTAACTTTGGGAGAAGGTGAGTTGCATACTTTCTAGtattgcttaaaaatttttgtaaattttttaggatGAGAACCAATAAAATTAATACTCAGAAATCCAGCAATTAGTGCCTCTATAGAGATTTTAACCACAAAATAACTAAAAGaaacttaacattttttagaaacccAATAAACCACTTTGAACGTCGTCAACAAAACGAAAGCCAATTCTAATAATTCTTAAATGGTTACtacaattatttaattttaagattccTCTGGTGAACCAAAGCTTATCAATAGCCAAACCCTTCAAAGTACTTCTGTTCCAATTATTTCTGATGATGATTGCGTAAAAACGTGGAGATTTTTGTCATTGTTATCCGTGAAAATTACCGGATATCAAATATGCGCTGGAGCATATCTTCATGGAACGGCACcggtaaacatttttattattattttaaattgatacTATTGTTGTGGAAGTATTAAAACTGGTAAATTCAATGTATTATACATGCAGCTGAAATAGTTTCATTAACAGAGAAGTTgtagaaaataattataactCCGTTGAAACAGTGTTcaatataaaacatttaatctttgaataatgcaaaaaattatttcagggTGACTCTGGCGGTCCTTTATTAATTCATAAAAGTAATGGAGAATATGTACAAATTGGAATTACAAGTTATGGAGCTGATGGGTTAGATGGAGTTATTGATCAAGGGAAGTTTCCAGGTAAGTATATAAGAAATTGtactcaaaaagtttaaaggttcaaatacatgttttaaaaagatatatatatatatatttcaattCCCACCAACATCAAAACTTTCGAATTGCACAAACTCCATTCACATCtgtcaattcaaaaatcacacatagcttcgagttttttttcgggatCCTATGAAAACACACATTCTCTTTATTATCTTTTCTAGCATAgttaattccattttttccaatttttataatttttccctTGAATTTTTCGTTGCAAAAGCaagttaaaaagttttatatttaCACAATGCGTTGTATTTGGAATAGATTTCCATACAAAATATTGGGTAAACATTGAAATCTGATGATAGTGCCATGCGTAGAACTCTTACTGTTGAAAATCGACCACATTTGTTAGTGAAATTTTCGCCCAAACAATTTTACTGGGCTTGcgatcaacaaaaaaagcgtTAAGACTTTGTTGccaaaaactaaaagaaaaaattggaaaatttgttcTTTGCAAGTTGTAAAAATaacttaatttaaaatattgctTTCAGGTCCTAtcattttgttggtttttttaaatgattttttaaattttcaaatgagtataactctgaaacctgaatttttggcaagaaaATGTTGTCTATTGGATAAAGTATTTTTCATggcaataatttcaaaaattatagcaCCCGACATCTCGCGAGTACATTTTGATGGAATTTCTTACATCTTGAAACATGGCGGTCAAATGTTTTCCATCTAGTTTTTTAGCTCAAGTATAATGTTAATATGTATAATTGCTACATTAGTTTCAGAAAGTCCAAagagaattaatttttggaaaaacttcaaattgaaattgttttgaaacattgaaaaatatgcaaGACTATTTCCGTCGATTAGTCAGTTTAGGTGTAAGACATAATCAATTTCTCTTAAAACCCTAAATTTATCCAgtcatttcttttgaaaatattgtaaaagAATCTCTCACTAACAATGTGCTGAAGTTAGTCCTGGCTGTCATCTTGGTTTTGCGAACCCCTCATTGTCTTCTCAATTATTTCGGAGAGCTCGTACTTGGTACATTATTTTTAGAAGGATGCACCCTAAATAACAACACGAACCCTTACAGCTTGTACTaaggttttcaaaaaccaaacgTTTCggatttttagtttcaaaacaataGTAGAGTTTTCATATTgctcaaaaacacaaaaatcaagttttcgtAGATCATGTGAGAATCtagaattcaacaaaaaaagacaatAGAAGTGCGAAGAAACTAGAAACCTTTATAAATCttttaacttttataaatatttcaacttttccttTCTCAgctcctttttcatttttttaaaaaatattttcaggtgtcTACACAAGAATTTCCAAGTATGTTCCATGGATTCAAGGTGTAATTGGAAAAACATCAATGAGAAGTAGTGTCACTTCATCATCtccaatttatttcaattttcttccaattttctcaatcATTTTAACAGTTTTGTGGTGAAAAAGGTGAAATCATCGCGGGTTTATGTTGCATTTTACAACTATTTGTACCCATAAAGTTGATCAACTTCAAATAACCTTTTAACCTTGAGTTTgaggaaatttccaattgagACACGTGAAACAGTTGCAGAATAATTTTCCGCATATTGTAAAGTCGTCACACGTGGATAATTGTGTTGTCTATTTTTATCCTTTGAGagtatttcttattttctctGTGGTAGTTCCCAAGTTTCTCGGGTTTCAGTACATTTCCGAGAGCCagttcttcgaaaaatttgaccATAGGATTTCGAAGAAACGGAGCAAAGTaacaagtgagtttttaagaTTTAATGCTAAAACTATGACTTTATTTGgaacatttattttccatGTTAACCTTAACGTTTGCGTTTTGTAGAATTTATTCAAACTGAATTATTTGTAATAGGTTATTTACCAAGTGTAATAGGTTATTTACCAAGTAAAGAATGTTGATATTTCCTAGTTGAATTTAAATGttcaaatcagaaattttacgcaaaattaaaataaaatttggaatataatattttttctgtttcaattatGTGCCAAATGCTAGAAGTTTATAATTGAGATGCTTCTCGCAGGTCTTTGAAAATACCtttccttcaaatttttttgcgttcATCAGAGCAAAATACTAATAATCAGGAATACAAAAAAAGCTGTCCATATAATCCAAGAAGTCTCTAGATTCCGCCCACAAAACTTGTCAAAACTCTATTTGCACACTTTCACCTCCTATATTGATACCGCCCGCACCTTGTCCCCtcactttttttccgatttatCCATCTGTCGGATACTCtgtattttcaatgttttatcaGTACAACTTGAGGAGGTCACTACTTGACTTTTAACAAGATCTTTTACATAGTTACCAATCCATACGTTTTTACTTTTGATTTGGGCACGTTTTATGTTTCgacttttaattttgaatcaattttgtattctcaaaaacaagtttgtttctaaaaaatgaccAAACAGAAAAAGGTCTCTATacgattgaaaaatttcacaaacaaCAAAGATCCCTTTCGTCTGAAAACGATACGGTCGTGTCAAGACCCGGCACTGTATTCTGGAGTTGTTTAAAGGCTCGTCCTACTTCTGTTTAGGTCCCCCACGATCTCAACCGTTTTTGCCGTTGATAACACGAATTGCTCAGagttaacaaaatatttaaaatatccCACATTTTGTTACATCGTATGAAACGATTCATTCCTTAGACTtttcaattgtatttttcatcaagaccaacattttttctgcCGATCATGGGGGTATAGCTCAGTAGTAGAGCGCTCCCTTAGCATGGGAGAGGGCTGGGGTTCAATTCCCCATACCTCCAGaacgttttggaaaaatttggtatttcCCATAGCATCCATAAtaagatttttccaattttttaatgccaCATGATTTGGTTATTCTAAGAACTTCCTTCTATACGTACGTCTCAGAGTAATACATCAAGTGTTCGACCTTTAGTAAATAAAACTAATCTTTTGTGGAAACACAAAGCGGGTTAGAAGTTTTGATTGCTAAATCAGTCATCgggcaaaaaagtttaagatGATCAATTGGCAGTTCTTATCGAGCATTTCAACGGTTCAATATTTTAGAGTAAAACTACTTTCTAGTAGgcacaataaaaaaattttgtagaaaaagtttactgtttcatgtttttgttaaattttgcagGTCCCTCTTGTTATATTATCTATAACATTCTCCGTGTACGttcaattgtttgaattttttcagaaatgacaATATCTTATTCTggtaacttttttcgattaCTTCTCCGATGGAAAGGTTGGTTTCTAAATtggaatttgttcaaaatttcaaaattccaggtTCAATTTGGAGATCCGTTTGGCGAGAACTTTTCTTGTTCCTCTTCCTATTTTACTTTATCCGATTCTCAGcaccacatttttttaattacacgGATCCAACAGACTCAAAAGGTTATCGGTATGTTAGGGAACTTGagaattgagtttttgatttaatttatttcaggaaaatattcaaagtgaTGTGTAATGAGTTTCACGAGTATACCAAAATGATTCCATTGACTTTTCTATTGGgattttatgtttcaaatgtAGTTTCAAGGTTAGTTTGAAGTAGAGACATTTCACAcggtaaaaacaaaaaaccgcAATAATGAGTTCTTGAAAATTACTGTGCTCTTCAAAAGAGCACATcgttttgcatttaacaatatcttatcgtgtcgagaccgggctccgtattttttggaaataatttcgCATCTCGGTTTTATGTGAAACCCACTatcataaattattttttccacagcgaacatattttaaaattctactGTTTCACCGTGCTCGTAAAGACAAACGAGTATTTATGGTTTTCAATTCAAGGTTTATCAATATTTCAGATGGTGGCGTCAATTCGAAACCTTACGCTGGCCTGAAGATTTTCTATCAATTCTGTGTCTTCTGCTCCCTTCAAAAGAATCTCGCCCAGCCCGTCATCAAATTGCTCGTTACCTTAACCTTACTTCGGCATTGGCATGGTGGGTATTTAATGAttataagttaaaaaaaatatttttttcaggcgtGACGTATCAACAAAAATTCGTCTTCGTTTTCCAAGTCTTCGGAATATCATCGATGCAGGTTTATTGACGGAGAAAGAATATGAGAAGTTGCAAGATATAAATGTAAGTAAGGCTGTCATATTAATGTTGCCAGTTTATgtgacttttaaaaatttatgtgaaactgtaaaaatttttttataatcttTTGAGTAaagattttctaaaactcaatttttttaggaacCATCTCCTGGAATTCGATGGCTGACACCTCTTCATTGGGTTCAACAACTGATTGATGCGGAAATTACAGCTGGAAGAGGATCAGTCAATTATGTATCAGTGGCTACGAACGAATTGAAGGCATACAGAATATCATTTAGAAGACTTTATTGTCATGATTGGGTCTGTGTTCCATTGGTTTATACTCAGgtatgaatttattttttaaactcatttaaatcaaatttatatttatgtaTGAGCGTTCGAACAAATATTATAAactattatgaaattttttttttaaatatccaTTTTCCATGATGAATAAACCAATTGATAATGCAccacaaaatatttcagaaattcacttcctaaaaagaggaaaaaataaagtatgaAAACTTTGTCTGATAAAAACTGCTGTTGTTtcataaaagttattttttttaaagtaaaaaaaaacatttctttcaGGTAGCCGCTCTTGCCACATATTCCTATTTCTTCTTCTGCTTATTCGGTCGTCAAGATCTGAATCATGATGATTTCTATTCTCTTGAT includes:
- the best-9 gene encoding Bestrophin homolog 9 (Confirmed by transcript evidence), which gives rise to MTISYSGNFFRLLLRWKGSIWRSVWRELFLFLFLFYFIRFSAPHFFNYTDPTDSKGYRKIFKVMCNEFHEYTKMIPLTFLLGFYVSNVVSRWWRQFETLRWPEDFLSILCLLLPSKESRPARHQIARYLNLTSALAWRDVSTKIRLRFPSLRNIIDAGLLTEKEYEKLQDINEPSPGIRWLTPLHWVQQLIDAEITAGRGSVNYVSVATNELKAYRISFRRLYCHDWVCVPLVYTQVAALATYSYFFFCLFGRQDLNHDDFYSLDAFFPLFTVVQFLFFVGWFKVGQDLMRPFGLDDDDFELSYILDRNIVTSFTIVDSLQDDDPPKFEEDVFWKHHNEQQQMHQSMFLPRVPTSLKWGRIDLSRNAHKHPPKLHTYLEMKNQDPEEYKNRKNNKFIAW